Genomic segment of Malus domestica chromosome 15, GDT2T_hap1:
AAGGACCTGAAAATTAGTTAATACAATTTGGAAATAGCTCACCTTCTAGCTTCCTCGTCTCGGAGCTTGGCATCAAACTCTTTGCTCGGTGGGTACTTGGGCAAACTTGATGGATCACAGGGAAGAGGCAAAGATGTGAAGAACtgggaaacaaaaataaataaaaatagatcAGAAGTAAGATCTAATTTCCAAAATTGTTTCAAATTGACAAGATCACAAAATCCAACAGAAATAGGCAGCATGGTTTCCAAAAGCAAAGAAAACCCGTGATTACCTCACTCTGAAGGGCAGAAGAAGCTGTTCCCCGTCCTTCAGGTTCTACATCTAGAAGAACCTCTAACAGGGCCAATGTGGATTGAGGGAAGTCCTTGAATGTCTCAGCAACACATCtcttgtatggatgtgttggttTAAAAATAGTTGCATGTGGCAATTTTGATCTCTTCCAGTATTCTTCAGAAGGTGAGCCACAAAGTTTGAATATCTTATGTAGTTGCTCCACCTTCAAAAACAATAAACAATGAGATCTCATCACAATCAAATAAGATGTCTGATAGTTTCATTGGCATAGTTGCTAGATTCACGTTAGAGCACAAGGCCTTAACCATACAAAATGAAATTCATTACAATCTGGTTACGTAAACGTTCAAATCAGTCAAACATCAAGCTCGTGCTTTTGAACGACTACAGTTGCATCTCAGAGTAGTTTAAATTCTTCATGCTTACATTCTAAGTTACAGCGCATATCTTTATCAAATGATGGTGGgaagaaacaaacaaagaacAACGCAGTTGTGGCCTATTTCGGACCATATGGCAAAACCAGTTATCAAACATGTAAGCAGGACTTTGTGTTTATATTCCCCTCTCATACCCATAACACATTCACATACAAAGATACTAAATTCGAAGTTTGCTGTTGGGAGTTCAAAATGACTATGAAtacctagtttttttttttttttccacatctAATACATGTAAAGCAAGCGGACATAAATATATACATTTATAGTTTTAGGTGTATATATCATGAAGAAGCTGGGAAAAATACCTCTGTTCTTCCTGGCATGATAGGCTTCCCAGCAAATAATTCTGCAAGAATACAACCAGCACTCCACAAATCCACAGCAACCCCATAGTCTGTAGAGCCAAGCAGAAGTTCAGGTGGTCGGTACCACAAGGTTACTACCCGACTTGTCAGGGGCTGCTTTTGGCGGGGTCGGTAAAAGGTTGCTAGCCCAAAGTCAGCAATCTTAAGGTTGCCATAATGGTCGATCAAAAGATTTGATCCCTTGATGTCACGGTGCAAGATACCATGACTATGACAATGCTCAAGTCCACGAAGAAGCTGTTGCATGTAACACTTAATCTGCAACCCAGTGCACAAACAACACATGTCAACCGCAAGAACGTCCTGCTactataataaaaataagatcAGAAGGATGAAAAGACCTGTGCTTCAGTGAACTTGACCCCAGGTCGTGCTGCAATCCCTGCAAGATCATGCTCCATGTACTCAAAGACAAGGTATAAGCTGCCCGAAACCCTTGATGTAATCAGACCTTCAAGCTTCATGATATTGGGGTGATCAAGCCTACGCAAAATAAGAATTTCTCTCGCCATAAAACGCACACTTTCCGGATCCATATTGGCAAACCGCACCTTCTTCAGTGCAACTATTTTGTTTGAATCAAGATCACGGGCTCTGTACACACTGCTGTAAGTTCCTTGTCCAATCTGCATTATACACAGAAGAGAAAGAATTActaaaagaaaatgtccttaaTGTCGACACCGACAAGAGAGGAGTAGTTTCAAACGTCTTGGTTTTATGTGGTTCTCACAAACAAGGTATCAATGCAACAGTGAGCATAGATGGGATCCATTGGTATTGTAGCTgaaaacttcaatcagaagtagctagttttagttatttttttgcAGTATGAGTGCATCTAACCCACTTTAAAATGGTGATATGCATGATAAATTTACTATCAGAATGTGCAAGCATATAGATCTCTTTACAAATAAAAATCTACTGACACCACCCGACAACAATTGTAAGCAAATCAATCTGACAAATTAAGACTTTTCTAAAGCATGTCACCCAAAAACTAAATGCGCATATGTTCTTGGCACAAACTTAAAGTAaaactccaaaacaaaccccaaAGTTTTATTTTACTCTGAAAAGTAAATGAAAGGAATCAGAGATTCACAATAACTAGTAATATTCACacctgaaaattttcaaatgtaGGGGACGTAATACCATTGTTATTAAACGAGAGGATTAAAGATATAAAAGCAAACAAACAGACCTTCTCTAATTTCTCAAATGAGTCTGCCTTGAGAGGCACCCATCCACTAATCGCTTCACCTGCCACTGCAGTCAGCCAAGAAGGCCATCCAGCAATAACTTGTGCACCTCTTTCTCCATTTGTTACGCTGGTTATCCTAGTCAGCCCAGACGGTAACTTTCCCCCACTTGCCCCACCCTCCATGAAGGGTTTTGTGGGTTTCTCAGCAACCACCATCTTCTTCTCCCCTTCATCCGATGAAATAGGAGTTGACCCTGCATTGTCTTCTGTGCGGGGATTGGTTATCAACCGCGCAGTTGCATCAGCCCCAACTGCAGCTTCTGACCGTTTTGAAGACTTGTTTGATTTTTGTTCTTTGTCTCTACGATGATTCTCGGAAACATACTGATTGGCTGACCTTCCTTTTGAGCAAATGCAGCCCATTATTCTACTTCACAGTCCCTTATTCCAACAAGAATACTGCAAAATTCATCAATTCCAAGCGCAAAGAGCCATTTCTCAGGCCGTGAATTTTGCAGGCAAAGCATGTAATCCGATCAGCATTGCATCACCACTTTCAACTGATCAATAACCTGACTTCTCCAATCAACAACTTCTATATAATGAATGCACCCTTCAGATTAGTTCTTGAATACGAAATGCACGACCAGCAGTTCAACTCAAATTTCTACAAACCAAGGAAATGGCAGAGAATCCAGATCTCCGAATCGACGGTACTAAACGAATACCTACAAAGAACTATAAAAGTATAACTCGCAAAAGAACCCAGATCCCCAAATTCAAGAAAACTCCAGCAATGCCAACAACCCAATGAGGGGATTTCTCCACACTACCAGTTGAGATTAAGAATTCCCCAATGCCAAATTCACAAATTACAAAAACCCAGATGGAAAACAAGTCGTTCAATCAAAATCAACCCCAAGCAGGAAACTTTTTGTCAAAAAAGGCCAATGCTTTTTATCCAGTGGGATTTAGAGAGATATAGAAAGAGAAGGAATCAAACCTGCAGAAAGAATGTGAATTGGGGAATCAGGCAATGCAGAACGGAATCAAATGGCGGAAAAGGAACAACAGAGCGAGGGTGACTAAGTAGCGAAAATTTCTGGGGCCAATGCGGTTAACTCCATAAATAGAAAAAGTAGGTAAATTCCAACGAAAGCCATCCAAGACTATTACtttgaattgaaaatatttacCCTTTTGGGGAATTCAAATGTGGTTTATGACAGACGAGCAACGGGGAGAttctagagagggagagagggggagggggagagaTTTTAGGATCTGGAATTACGATGAGCCAGCCAACGATATTGAACTCGGAAGAGGCAGAGCTCTCTCAGACACCATTCCACTCTGTTTTCTTCAACAGAAAGAAACCGAGTAAGTTTTATTTGCTTTGCTCTCTGTTATTGgtagttttagagagagagagagagagagagagagagagagagagagggagagcttAAAATTTAGAGTAAACTGCCGATTTAACCCCTGAACTATCATCCAActttcgatttgccccctgaactttttaattagaaaattaaggacttaaactaatttttttggccgatttcccccctaccgttagtttttcataaatttcatccaaattaacgttaactcttATCATGTGCAAACCACGTAACTCTCATTTGTGGACAAAAGCGTCATTTCACTAGACCTTCAGACAGAAAAGctatagaatcacacatatttgcataggtttatattttagaaatctaaggttttcaattattttaaagaatgaagtgaccgaactacccacacatgttgtgcatatgctttcatttaacagaaatttggatggaataaatgaaaaattaacagcagggggcaaattggccaaaaaaattagtttaagtccttaatttttcaattaaaaagttcagggagcaaatcgaaagttgggtgataaTTCAGATGAcaaatcgacagtttactctAAAATTTACATTCGAACAAAGAGAGCGACATacagaaggaagagagagagagagagagagagagagagagagaccacaCGGGTAGAGAGTTGAGGTTCTGCAACGTGGCGACATGTGGGTCCAAGATTATTGGTCCCACAGGAAGATGCAATGGGACAGGACTAGTCAAGGTCCAGGCTGTctttcttaaattttttatattatttttaaattcgtctaattatttttaattgttttttaataGAGCAACTACtatttgcctacacactttgtgtgtctgaacacatttttttagaaaatgagaatgagagggagggagagagaatatggagggagtgggaggtttttgtttttggttttttttttttaatttaaaatattagagatattttaacatcatctgtaggtgaggcttcaataaaaaaaagtaaaatttggacatgtgaaattacattattgcccatcatttttttgtgtAATAGCTGATTAAGTTGTCTTTTCACCTtcttttaattgacaattagAGTT
This window contains:
- the LOC103402499 gene encoding probable serine/threonine-protein kinase At1g09600, producing MGCICSKGRSANQYVSENHRRDKEQKSNKSSKRSEAAVGADATARLITNPRTEDNAGSTPISSDEGEKKMVVAEKPTKPFMEGGASGGKLPSGLTRITSVTNGERGAQVIAGWPSWLTAVAGEAISGWVPLKADSFEKLEKIGQGTYSSVYRARDLDSNKIVALKKVRFANMDPESVRFMAREILILRRLDHPNIMKLEGLITSRVSGSLYLVFEYMEHDLAGIAARPGVKFTEAQIKCYMQQLLRGLEHCHSHGILHRDIKGSNLLIDHYGNLKIADFGLATFYRPRQKQPLTSRVVTLWYRPPELLLGSTDYGVAVDLWSAGCILAELFAGKPIMPGRTEVEQLHKIFKLCGSPSEEYWKRSKLPHATIFKPTHPYKRCVAETFKDFPQSTLALLEVLLDVEPEGRGTASSALQSEFFTSLPLPCDPSSLPKYPPSKEFDAKLRDEEARRRKAAGGKGGSSKDSKVVPASDANAIQRQGQANPKSISEKYNPEEDSGSGFPIEPPKGAAPNAFSHSGQSVHPSAFGSLQSGHSKNGAEFSRQKSYMYRGAAQSSRFSNSASVRSGSQFDGNIESANPHWPEERMNGRYNYFDNGESSAKHDWSRHFLERPKSSHKKDEQPSGKESATGYTNRKNRIHYSGPLMPPGGNIEEMLKEHEKQIQHAVRKARLDKTKTKKANSDNGQTESLLQHVRNGR